One stretch of Mangifera indica cultivar Alphonso chromosome 9, CATAS_Mindica_2.1, whole genome shotgun sequence DNA includes these proteins:
- the LOC123224973 gene encoding phenylacetaldehyde reductase-like isoform X2: MSSGAGKIVCVTGASGYIASWLVKLLLARGYTVKATVRDPNDPRKIDHLVTLDGASERLQLFKANLLEEGSFDSVVEGCDGVFHTASPFYHDVKDPQAELIDPAVKGTLNVLNSCAKVPSIKRVVVTSSTAAVTFNGQPRNPDTIVDETWFSDQEVCKQSKLWYVLSKTMAEEAAWKFAKEKGLDLVAINPAMVIGPLLQPTLNTSAAAILSLIKGAQTFPNTTFGWVNVKDVATAHILALEVPSASGRYCLVERVVHYSGIVKALSELYPTLQLPEKCADDKPYVPTFQVSKEKVKGLGLEFTPLEVSLKETVESLKEKGFY, translated from the exons ATGAGCAGTGGAGCAGGAAAGATCGTCTGCGTAACCGGAGCGTCCGGTTACATAGCTTCATGGCTTGTGAAGCTCCTTCTCGCTCGCGGTTACACTGTCAAGGCCACTGTTCGTGACCCGA ATGATCCAAGAAAGATAGATCACTTAGTTACACTTGATGGAGCTTCAGAGAGACTTCAGTTGTTTAAAGCAAACCTTTTGGAAGAAGGATCTTTTGATTCTGTTGTTGAAGGATGTGATGGTGTATTTCATACTGCATCTCCCTTTTACCATGATGTCAAGGATCCACAg GCAGAGTTAATTGATCCTGCAGTGAAGGGAACTCTTAATGTGCTTAACTCTTGTGCAAAAGTCCCTTCTATAAAACGAGTGGTTGTGACATCTTCAACGGCTGCAGTTACATTCAATGGACAGCCCCGAAATCCAGATACAATAGTTGATGAAACTTGGTTTTCTGACCAGGAAGTCTGCAAGCAGTCAAAG CTTTGGTATGTGCTTTCAAAGACCATGGCGGAGGAAGCTGCCTGGAAATTTGCTAAGGAGAAGGGTTTGGATTTGGTTGCTATAAACCCAGCAATGGTCATTGGTCCTCTCTTACAGCCAACACTTAATACTAGTGCTGCAGCAATCCTAAGCTTaattaaag GAGCTCAAACCTTCCCCAATACCACTTTTGGATGGGTTAATGTTAAAGATGTTGCAACAGCACATATCCTAGCTTTAGAGGTTCCATCAGCCAGTGGAAGATATTGTTTAGTTGAGAGAGTTGTACACTATTCAGGAATTGTGAAAGCCTTGAGTGAGCTTTACCCCACTCTTCAGCTTCCAGAAAA GTGTGCTGATGACAAGCCATATGTTCCAACATTTCAGGtgtcaaaagaaaaagttaaggGCTTGGGACTTGAGTTCACTCCCTTAGAGGTTAGCCTCAAGGAGACGGTAGAATCTCTCAAGGAGAAGGGCTTTTATTGA
- the LOC123224972 gene encoding uncharacterized protein LOC123224972 codes for MEKVDFIKDNGRWWMVRRLTQWELRESMTNRICPRCDNKEEPKHDCKRKSWAILVVEEDDQDDEGILFAFDGDSERKKTDLGDFGIMKGSLMSYEDPSVEIGQQKEKMADSQEFQLLESIDSYGNQLPLTMRIEQTITVANEKQKGEENEKSMEMQPITRCSESVKKRETEEAAAGEGGVHEEGKGEENYNPTRPKPRPLNPKSWQPISMIPNLARIQLNPMSFTFNLNNPYNNNTSPRPEPKPKWPTQNPILYISKTKPNPSTYLTTTKPNPFTPLISQPKHIIPTLTIKPHSSQHNPTPIKASEPAYHHTTHPLFHSQTIEIFSIKFYPLTVHHANNMSPPTHDRFNNINITLQLIHPFLKRRGEGKQGDGHRDTCYRRLELAFLIDNGLEGKSTTRKWLQGWEGLEFPKNFSVIAVCPKGMGPSVRRLYAQGKEINGAGINSSFAVHQNVDGRATDVALGWSVALGSPFTFATTLEREYRSDIFGEWGILLGSVHGIVESLFRRYTVNGMSEDQAYKNTVECITGITSKTISTQGMLAVYNSLSEEEKKEFETAYSASFYPCMDILYECYEDVADCSEIRSVVLAGRRFYEKDGLPASPMGKIDQTCMWKVGERVRAARPAGDLGPLYPFTAGVYVALMMAQIEVLRKKGHSYSEIINESVIESVDSLNPFMHVRGVSFMVDNCSTTARLGSRKWAPRFDYNLTQQALVAVDSGAPINRDLISNFLSDPVHGAIEVCAQLRPTVDISVPPDFTPTKVEPEPFKRKVVRLPISRRGLGSKGQNIVVLTNHFKVNVTNYSVSLSYDDGHPVDGKGIGRRVIDRVQGRVLSAPRLKVGNGEDFFLQNGRWNSNNKKLVEPTKIKRWAVVNFSARCDIRSLVRDLIKCGDMKGLKEDLLEEQPEGVSEYKYSSHSDLELLNKWKGLPDRKWTWESCDNLQYPFLQSHLEDKVSLNGRGNVRTHIYIFCRKREYKKSCDPKAKSEGCHLIANPTTQNMKRGRAGENEMAVERVEKGSRWGEKGQVKKTKEKVGREGSLEC; via the coding sequence ATGGAGAAAGTCGACTTCATCAAAGATAACGGGCGTTGGTGGATGGTTCGACGACTGACTCAATGGGAACTTCGAGAATCGATGACGAACAGAATTTGTCCTCGCTGTGACAACAAGGAAGAGCCGAAGCATGACTGTAAGCGCAAATCATGGGCCATTCTTGTGGTAGAAGAGGATGATCAAGATGATGAAGGCATCCTATTCGCATTCGATGGAGATTCAGAGAGGAAAAAAACTGACCTTGGTGATTTCGGTATTATGAAAGGAAGTCTGATGTCATATGAAGACCCATCGGTGGAAATAGGCcaacagaaagaaaaaatggCAGATTCACAGGAGTTTCAGTTGCTGGAATCCATTGATTCATATGGGAATCAACTTCCATTGACGATGAGGATAGAGCAGACAATAACAGTTGCGAACGAAAAGCAAAAAGgggaagaaaatgagaaatccATGGAGATGCAACCAATTACTAGGTGCTCAGAATCTGTGAAGAAAAGAGAGACAGAAGAAGCTGCGGCTGGAGAAGGAGGCGTCCATGAAGaaggaaaaggagaagaaaattatAACCCTACCCGACCCAAACCCAGGCCATTAAACCCAAAATCATGGCAGCCCATTTCTATGATACCCAATCTGGCCCGAATTCAACTAAACCCAATGTCATTCACATTCAATCTCAACAATCCTTACAATAATAATACAAGCCCAAGACCTGAGCCCAAACCCAAGTGGCCCACACAAAAtccaatattatatatttccaAAACCAAACCCAATCCTTCAACTTATTTAACTACAACCAAACCTAACCCATTTACGCCACTTATATCCCAGCCCAAGCATATTATTCCAACCCTTACAATCAAACCCCACTCTAGCCAACATAACCCAACTCCAATAAAAGCTTCCGAGCCAGCATATCACCATACCACCCATCCTCTTTTTCATTCCCAAactattgaaattttttcaatcaaattctacCCATTGACAGTACACCATGCCAACAACATGTCACCCCCAACTCATGACCGATTCAATAACATCAATATTACCCTTCAATTAATCCATCCTTTTTTAAAGAGGAGAGGGGAAGGAAAACAGGGAGATGGCCACCGAGACACATGCTACCGACGGTTGGAACTTGCATTCCTTATCGACAATGGTTTGGAAGGAAAAAGCACGACTCGAAAATGGCTGCAAGGGTGGGAGGGACTTGAATTCCCAAAGAATTTTAGTGTGATTGCTGTGTGTCCCAAAGGAATGGGTCCATCTGTGAGGAGACTTTACGCTCAGGGCAAAGAGATTAATGGCGCTGGAATTAATTCCAGTTTTGCTGTCCACCAAAATGTTGATGGTAGAGCAACTGATGTTGCCCTGGGATGGTCAGTTGCCCTAGGTTCTCCTTTCACATTTGCCACCACTTTGGAGCGGGAGTATAGGAGTGATATCTTTGGGGAGTGGGGCATTCTACTTGGTTCTGTTCATGGAATTGTGGAGTCCTTGTTCCGAAGGTACACTGTCAATGGAATGAGTGAAGATCAGGCTTACAAGAATACTGTTGAGTGCATTACAGGAATTACATCCAAGACCATCTCTACTCAGGGTATGTTGGCTGTTTACAACTCCCTATCtgaagaggagaaaaaggaatttgagacAGCTTATAGTGCATCATTTTATCCTTGCATGGACATCTTGTATGAGTGCTATGAAGATGTAGCCGATTGTAGTGAGATCCGCAGTGTTGTCTTGGCTGGGCGTCGGTTTTATGAAAAGGATGGTTTACCAGCTTCCCCAATGGGAAAAATTGATCAGACTTGCATGTGGAAAGTTGGTGAGCGTGTCCGAGCAGCACGGCCAGCTGGTGACTTAGGCCCCTTGTACCCTTTTACTGCAGGTGTCTATGTGGCTTTAATGATGGCCCAGATTGAAGTCTTGAGGAAGAAGGGGCACTCATACTCTGAGATCATCAACGAAAGTGTGATTGAGTCTGTAGATTCATTGAACCCATTTATGCATGTTCGAGGAGTTTCTTTTATGGTGGATAACTGCTCCACAACAGCTCGGCTTGGATCAAGGAAATGGGCCCCTCGTTTTGATTACAACCTCACGCAACAGGCGCTGGTGGCAGTGGACAGCGGTGCCCCCATCAATCGAGATCTCATCAGCAACTTCCTTTCAGATCCAGTGCATGGAGCCATTGAAGTCTGCGCTCAGTTGAGACCTACCGTTGACATTTCAGTTCCACCAGATTTCACTCCAACAAAGGTGGAACCTGAACCATTTAAGAGAAAGGTGGTGAGGCTTCCAATATCAAGGCGTGGCCTTGGATCTAAAGGGCAAAATATTGTTGTGCTTACAAATCACTTCAAAGTTAATGTCACCAATTATAGTGTTTCCCTCTCATATGACGATGGTCATCCTGTTGATGGCAAGGGTATTGGAAGACGAGTAATTGACAGAGTGCAAGGCCGTGTTCTATCCGCCCCAAGGTTAAAAGTAGGAAATGGTGAGGATTTCTTTCTTCAAAATGGGCGGTGGAATTccaataataagaaattagtGGAGCCGACAAAGATAAAACGATGGGCTGTTGTGAACTTTTCTGCGCGCTGTGATATTCGTAGCCTTGTTCGTGATCTGATAAAATGTGGCGATATGAAAGGCTTGAAGGAAGACTTGCTAGAGGAGCAGCCTGAAGGTGTATCAGAATACAAGTATTCCTCCCATAGTGATCTTGAATTGCTTAATAAGTGGAAAGGGTTGCCGGATCGCAAATGGACTTGGGAATCATGCGACAACCTTCAATATCCCTTTCTCCAATcacaccttgaggacaaggtgtcTCTCAATGGACGGGGAAATGTtagaactcatatatatattttctgcaggaaaagagaatataaaaaaagcTGTGACCCAAAGGCAAAATCGGAAGGCTGTCACCTTATTGCAAATCCAACCACTCAGAATATGAAACGTGGCAGAGCAGGAGAGAATGAAATGGCGGtggaaagagttgaaaaagggAGCAGGTGGGGGGAAAAGGGGCAGGTGAAAAAAACTAAGGAAAAGGTGGGGCGAGAGGGTTCTCTCGAATGTTGA
- the LOC123224973 gene encoding phenylacetaldehyde reductase-like isoform X1 — translation MSSGAGKIVCVTGASGYIASWLVKLLLARGYTVKATVRDPNDPRKIDHLVTLDGASERLQLFKANLLEEGSFDSVVEGCDGVFHTASPFYHDVKDPQAELIDPAVKGTLNVLNSCAKVPSIKRVVVTSSTAAVTFNGQPRNPDTIVDETWFSDQEVCKQSKLWYVLSKTMAEEAAWKFAKEKGLDLVAINPAMVIGPLLQPTLNTSAAAILSLIKGAQTFPNTTFGWVNVKDVATAHILALEVPSASGRYCLVERVVHYSGIVKALSELYPTLQLPEKKREYKKSCDPKAKSEGCHLIANPTTQNMKRGRAGENEMAVERVEKGSRWGEKGQVKKTKEKVGREGSLEC, via the exons ATGAGCAGTGGAGCAGGAAAGATCGTCTGCGTAACCGGAGCGTCCGGTTACATAGCTTCATGGCTTGTGAAGCTCCTTCTCGCTCGCGGTTACACTGTCAAGGCCACTGTTCGTGACCCGA ATGATCCAAGAAAGATAGATCACTTAGTTACACTTGATGGAGCTTCAGAGAGACTTCAGTTGTTTAAAGCAAACCTTTTGGAAGAAGGATCTTTTGATTCTGTTGTTGAAGGATGTGATGGTGTATTTCATACTGCATCTCCCTTTTACCATGATGTCAAGGATCCACAg GCAGAGTTAATTGATCCTGCAGTGAAGGGAACTCTTAATGTGCTTAACTCTTGTGCAAAAGTCCCTTCTATAAAACGAGTGGTTGTGACATCTTCAACGGCTGCAGTTACATTCAATGGACAGCCCCGAAATCCAGATACAATAGTTGATGAAACTTGGTTTTCTGACCAGGAAGTCTGCAAGCAGTCAAAG CTTTGGTATGTGCTTTCAAAGACCATGGCGGAGGAAGCTGCCTGGAAATTTGCTAAGGAGAAGGGTTTGGATTTGGTTGCTATAAACCCAGCAATGGTCATTGGTCCTCTCTTACAGCCAACACTTAATACTAGTGCTGCAGCAATCCTAAGCTTaattaaag GAGCTCAAACCTTCCCCAATACCACTTTTGGATGGGTTAATGTTAAAGATGTTGCAACAGCACATATCCTAGCTTTAGAGGTTCCATCAGCCAGTGGAAGATATTGTTTAGTTGAGAGAGTTGTACACTATTCAGGAATTGTGAAAGCCTTGAGTGAGCTTTACCCCACTCTTCAGCTTCCAGAAAA gaaaagagaatataaaaaaagcTGTGACCCAAAGGCAAAATCGGAAGGCTGTCACCTTATTGCAAATCCAACCACTCAGAATATGAAACGTGGCAGAGCAGGAGAGAATGAAATGGCGGtggaaagagttgaaaaagggAGCAGGTGGGGGGAAAAGGGGCAGGTGAAAAAAACTAAGGAAAAGGTGGGGCGAGAGGGTTCTCTCGAATGTTGA